From a region of the Helianthus annuus cultivar XRQ/B chromosome 5, HanXRQr2.0-SUNRISE, whole genome shotgun sequence genome:
- the LOC110942884 gene encoding uncharacterized protein LOC110942884: protein MDLKSGGEARFLQIHELEELRSHAYKSSSRYKERVKRFHDKRLRDHKDLRIGDLVLLYNSRMRLFPGKLKFRWMGPYTIKEIFPYGAITIEDPNRASFKVNGHRLKLYINGSIDPMEEILELHFPHA from the coding sequence ATGGATTTGAAAAGTGGAGGTGAAGCCCGTTTTCTACAAATCCACGAGCTTGAGGAGCTAAGGAGTCATGCCTACAAGAGTTCTAGCAGATACAAGGAACGAGTCAAGAGATTTCATGACAAGAGGTTGAGAGACCATAAGGATCTCCGTATAGGAGATCTCGTCTTGTTATATAACTCAAGAATGCGTTTATTCCCCGGGAAGCTAAAATTCCGATGGATGGGCCCGTACACAATTAAGGAAATATTTCCGTACGGGGCAATAACTATCGAAGATCCAAACAGGGCAAGTTTCAAAGTCAACGGTCATCGTTTAAAACTTTACATCAACGGATCGATTGACCCGATGGAGGAAATTCTCGAACTCCACTTCCCGCACGCTtaa
- the LOC110942883 gene encoding uncharacterized protein LOC110942883 yields the protein MTRSGKTTGLDKSDSPPITETVQTTASDEVHARRVPASTTQFQEPVKDFIPPIPYPSRLKKQKNDEQHGKFLEMFKQLHINIPFVEALAQMPKYASSRFQGTIEEIDTDTHLLCENQNGVSQEGHKDEQPVCQIGNDGSQGPDQFVEIDREIEEKSKPSVEDPPSLELKELPPHLEYAFLDEERRLPVIISASLAKEEKRQLLEVLTLHKKAMAWKIMDIKGINPSFCTRKILMEDDYKPSAQHQRRLNQNMQDVVKKEVIKLLNSGLIYPISDSVWVSPVQVVPKKGGITVVPNDRNELNPTRTVTGWRVCIDYRKLNDDTHKDHFLLPFIDQMLERLSMKSFFCILDGFSGYFQIPIAPVDQEKTTFTCPFDTFSYRRMPFGLCNAPVTFCHTPF from the exons ATGACGAGGAGTGGTAAAACCACGGGACTTGACAAATCGGACTCACCACCGATCACAGAGACGGTCCAAACTACCGCTTCGGACGAGGTGCACGCTAGGCGAGTCCCAGCAAGTACAACACAGTTCCAAGAGCCAGTTAAAGATTTCATTCCTCCTATTCCATATCCGAGCAGACTGAAGAAGCAGAAGAACGATGAACAACATGGTAAGTTTTTAGAGATGTTTAAACAATTACACATAAACATACCATTTGTTGAGGCGTTggctcaaatgcctaaatacgcAAG CTCTCGTTTCCAAGGCACTATTGAAGAAATTGATACGGACACACATCTGTTGTGTGAGAACCAAAATGGCGTTTCGCAGGAGGGCCACAAAGATGAGCAGCCGGTTTGCCAAATCGGTAATGATGGTTCCCAAGGTCCAGATCAATTTGTGGAGATTGACCGTGAAATTGAAGAAAAATCAAAACCGTCGGTTGAAGATCCACCGTCTTTGGAGTTAAAAGAACTCCCACCGCATCTCGAATATGCATTTCTAGACGAGGAGCGTCGCTTGCCAGTTATCATTTCAGCATCTTTAGCAAAAGAGGAAAAGAGACAGCTTCTCGAAGTTCTAACGCTCCACAAGAAAGCCATGGCATGGAAGATTATGGATATCAAAGGCattaatccttctttttgtactcgtAAGATTCTAATGGAAGACGATTACAAACCTAGTGCACAGCATCAAAGGCGTTTGAATCAGAATATGCAAGacgtggtgaagaaagaagtaaTTAAGTTGTTAAATTCAGGGCTGATTTATCCTATATCTGATTCTGTTTGGGTGAGTCCAGTGCAAGTAGTACCCAAGAAAGGTGGTATTACTGTAGTTCCAAACGATAGAAATGAACTTaatcctacccgtaccgtcaccgGATGGCGAGTTTGCATCGATTACCGCAAACTCAACGATGACACCCATAAGGACCACTTCctgcttccattcatcgaccaaatgttggaacgtctgtcgatGAAGTCATTTTTCTGTATTCTGGATGGGTTCTCTGGATATTTTCAAATTCCTATCGCTCCTgtggatcaggagaagactacttTCACATGTCCTTTCGACACATTCTCCTACCGGCGTATGCCTTTTGGGCTGTGTAATGCGCCAGTCAcattttgtcacacccctttctaa